The Fulvivirga maritima genome segment GCTTGCAACTCTTTCGCCACTGCTTCAATATCCACAGGTTCTTCTTCTTCAAAAGTGTCTACATAGCGAGGAATGTTGAGGTTGTAGTCATTCTCAGCTATCTCCTCCATACTTGCCACATGGCTATATTTTTCCTCTTCCTTTCGTTCTCTGTAAGTGGTTATAACCTTATCTATATCTTCCTCACGCAGGTAATTCTGTGTTTTAATCTTCTCAAAGTGTTGGCTGGCATCAATGAATAGTACGTTGTCTGAGTGTTCTCTTTTCTTTTTCAATACCAATACACAAGTAGGTATGCTCGTGCCATAGAAAATGTTGGCAGGCAAACCTATCACCGCATCCAGGTAATTACGGTCTTTAATAAGATACTCTCTAATATGTCCTTCCGCTGCTCCTCTAAACAATACACCATGGGGTAATACACACGCCATTATACCATCATCAGATAGTTGGTGAACCATGTGTTGTACGAAGGCAAAGTCAGCCTTACTACTGGGTGCAGTTTTGCCGTAAGCAGCAAACCGGTCGTCATTAATCACCGCATTGGGGTTCCACTTGGCAGAGAAAGGGGGATTGGCCACAATGGCTTCAAAGCGTTCGTCAATGTGTTGCGGTTGCTCTAAAGTATTTTCATTTTTAATATCAAATCTGCGGTAATGCACATCATGCATAATCATGTTCATGCGGCATAAGTTGAAGGTAGTAGGGTTCATTTCCTGTCCATAAAACTTACCCACTTCTTTTACCTCCTTCGCCACACGCAACAATAAAGACCCTGAACCACAAGTTGGGTCATAAACACTCTTCAATTTGTCTTCACCTGTTGTAACAATGCTTGCTAACAGCTTACTTACCTGTTGCGGGGTATAAAATTCACCTGCTTTCTTACCTGCACCACTGGCAAACTTGCCAATCAGGTATTCATAGGCATCTCCCAATACATCAGCCGTCACATCATCAATTCTAAAATCAATCTCCTCCAAATGAGACATGACCTTTACAATCAATTCGTTTTTAGCGTTCTCTGTCTTCCCAAGTTTTGAGGAGGTAAGGTCAAGGTCTTCGAAGAGGTTGACAAACTCTTCCTCACTGTCGGTACCCATCGTGCTTTGCTCTATGTGGTTAAGCACCTTATTTAAGTCATCCAAAATGAATTTACTCTTACCCTCAGCATTTCCACGCTTAGCGAGTCTGCTGAACAGCTCTGAAGGCAATAAGAAGTACCCTAAAGCATCTAAAGCCTCCGCTTTAATGGCTTCCAAGTATTGTTGCCCTTTTTCTGACTCCTCATCGATCTCATCATACGTCATACCATCGGGCTTTAAGATGGTGTTGGCATAGATGTCCATTTTCTTGCTGAGGTATTTATAAAAGATAAACCCTAGTATATAATCTCTAAAGTCATCCGCATCCATCTTCCCTCTAAGGGTATCGGCAATATTCCAGAGTTGTTGTTCAAGCTTTCGTTTTTCTTCCGTCATCTCTTAAATCCCAATCGAATCAAATTAAAACCCCTAACTTATATAATTTTTGCCTTAGTTATTTTCAATTTAAAATATTAATCAAATAATATGTGACGAAGCAATAAGAAATAATAACATGGCTGAAATCATGATTACCTGAAAAGGGCTTTATGAAAAGGTTTAGAATAAACCCTTGTCGGTGCTTGCAAAGCAGTTTAATATATCTGATAATAGCCTCCGCAAAAAGTGTATTAAACACAATATCCCATTACCCGAGAATGGTCATTGGCAAAGAGTTAGGTATGGGAAAAAGACCAATAAAATACCTCTACAAAGTGTAGAGAAGAAAGAGAAGATTATTCTGTCTTTACTCCCTATTGTCTCCGAGGAAAATATCATAGCGTTTTTCAAATCTATTTTTATGATGAATGATGAAGAAAAAAATTCCTTCAAACTTAAGATTTTGAGAGCTGGAGAGGTGCTGGAAGTGATGATCTGGACAATCAGGAAATCAATAATACCATTAAAGAGTATGTTAAATTAAATCCAGGCAATCATCACTTATCGGCTAGAGAATTCTTGTCCAGAATGGGATTGATATATGGAGGTAGTCTTGTCTTACCAATGCTGCAATTGTTTTATTTGGAAGACTGCCTGTGAGGTTCGTTCCACAGAGTAAGATCAGAGCTACGATTTATAGTTCTACTAAAGGAGGGAAAACCATTCTTTTTGATCGGGTTTATGATGGTAATATTTTCAGAAACATCCAGATGATTTGGGATTTCTTTGATACCCAGCTAGCCAGATCTAGTAACATCAATAGTTTACAAAGAACAACTAAAGACATTCCAATTTTGGCTCTAAGAGAGGGATTGCTAAATGCATTAATACATAGAGATTATTCTAAAATATCAAGTACCGTTAATATATCTGTTTACCCAGAGAAGCTAGTAATTACTAATACTGGAAAGTTACCAGAAGAGATTTAAAGAAAGATCATGATTCTATACTTAGAAATCCAGATATGGCGAATATCCTATATGTAAGAAGATATATAGAGATGATTGGAACAGGTACTTTAAGAATGATAGAAGATTGTAAAGATCATGATTATCCAATACCTGAATGGAAAATAAAAGGAAATAGTTTAGAACTATCACTTAATAGCATAGGTCATAGAATAAAATATGATGGTGTAAGTGATGGTGTAAATAGACTTATAGCTGATGGTGTAAGTGATGGTGTAATTGATGGCATAAGTGATGGTGTTAAAAAAGAGATAATAGAGATAGCAAAGTATTTATCTGATGCTGAAGGTATTAATACTGATGATGTAGTTGATCATATAGGTAAATCCAAACCAACAATAGAACGGTATCTAAAGATAGCTAGAGATGTAATGATAGTTGAATTTAAAGGTGCTCCTAAAACTGGTGGTTATTATTTGACTAAAAGAATGAAGAAGTATCTGAACTAAAGGTATTACCTAATGTAGATTTACCTACACCATTTGGCCCACCCAAAACATGAATTTTATTACTCAATAATAGTTTTAGTATCTGCTGATGTATTATAGATCAGGTCTGTATCCGATACTGAAGAGGTTAGATAAAAACCTTGATAAATAGCTTTTACATTAAAATGTGATATAGAACGATTTTTAGCGATAGCAGCAACTGCCTTCTCTCCCACCTGCTGTATACATGCTTCCGAAAAACCTTTAGTTGATTTTCTCTTAGCATTAATTTCCGCTATTTTATCCTTATCTATCATTATTTCACCGTTAACGTACTTAAGAAACTAAAAGTTTTGCTAAGATACAAGCCTATCCACTAATTGATTCTACTGCAAATATTGATGGTAACCAATGAAAACTGAAGGCCAATAAATAATCACACCACCCATAATGCTAAATAAATCAAAATGTCTCTAGCTTTATACTACTCTCACAATTTTCCATCACCAAACACATGTGATAATATTTTTTTCCTTATTTATGCATAAAACCAAGCTTACAAGCATGATTATCAGTATTATAGTTACAATATTCCTTGTTTTTTATGGCGGCATATTTATGATGTCTCCTATGATGATTGCCTCTCACGGCTTTTCTGATTCACTTTCTTCTATCATTACAGCACTATTTTTCCTGGGCTATCCTGTAATTATATTCTTGCTGATGACCATTTTCAATATCCCTTTTTATGGCATGGCTCCCTCCAAATGGCTCATCGGGTTTTCGGTACCTTTTATCCTGGCAGTAATGTTCTACCGAATTCCTCAAATGATTATTAATATTAATAAAGGTATTCCTAACTCCGGTTATCATATTGGTAAAGACGCCGTTTATCTTAATGGCAAAAAAATAAAAAGTGCTGATCCCGCTTCTTTTGATCCTATGGAAGACGTCACCTACTATTCTAAAGATGCTAAGCACGTATTCTACTATGGCAAAGTAATTCCTAGTTCAGATCCGGCTACTTTCACTCCAGTACCTACTGAAAATGAAAAAGGATATGGTGGTTACTGGAAGGATAAAAATAATGTATATATAGATGGCAAAATTCTAAAAGGAGCTGATCCTGCCAGCATGGCATGCCTCAGATCATTATACGCTAAAGATGCTAAGCACATATACTACAGTGGTCGCCTGGTAGAAGGTGCCGATCCGCAAACCTTCCATTTCGTAAGTGATGGCATTGCTATAGATGAGCAATTTATTTATGTGTATGGCCGAAAATCTAATATTCAAACAGACACTAAAAATTTCGAAGTAGTCGGTGATGAAAGTTCACCATCATTTTGCCGTGATAAAAACAATGTATATCTGATCATCTTTCATAATGGAGATCCACTACTCGAAGTTGAAGGCGCTGATCCTACAACATTTGAAAAAATGGAAAGAGGCTATTATAAAGACAGCCATCAAGTGTATTATCATGACAGCAGCACCAGATCAGTAAAAGTGCTTGAAGAAGCCGATCCCGCCAACTTCAGTACTGGCTATGATCACATTACTAGGACAGAAGCCAGAGATAAAAATCATGCTTATATGAGCGGGAAACTAGTTTCTCCAAAAGAATAACACATGAATCAGACCCGACCATCAATTCTTTGATGTAATGACCTGACAGAAATGAGGACCTTCCCGACTTGGTAACTACGAGAAAATCATGACGAAGTAATCTCCAAAATCGCGGAAAGCTGGCTACACTGGACAGTAGAAGTAAGGTCGAGATTACTCCACTACACTTCGTTACATTCGCAATGACCATTATAAGCACTATCACCATTACCGTCATCCCTGCCGAAATGAAGTGAAGAGCAAGTAGCCTAAGCTATGGAACCCAAAGACCATATAACCATAGTTGACCGGTACTTCATGTAAAAAAACAGCAATTTAAGCATGAATGTTGGCTAATATTTATATCCAAAAGGCTGAATAAATTAATCTACCTGTAGTTTTACACTACCCTACCAGTCTTGCTATTTTCTATCACCAAACATATAAGATGGTATTTTTTGCTTATTTATGCATAAAACCAGCTTACAAGCATGATTATCAGTATTATAGTCACATTATTACTTATTTTCTATAGCGGCATCTTTGTGATGTCTCCTATGATGATTGCCTCTCACGGCTTTTCTGATTCCCTTTCTTCTATTC includes the following:
- a CDS encoding type I restriction-modification system subunit M, which produces MTEEKRKLEQQLWNIADTLRGKMDADDFRDYILGFIFYKYLSKKMDIYANTILKPDGMTYDEIDEESEKGQQYLEAIKAEALDALGYFLLPSELFSRLAKRGNAEGKSKFILDDLNKVLNHIEQSTMGTDSEEEFVNLFEDLDLTSSKLGKTENAKNELIVKVMSHLEEIDFRIDDVTADVLGDAYEYLIGKFASGAGKKAGEFYTPQQVSKLLASIVTTGEDKLKSVYDPTCGSGSLLLRVAKEVKEVGKFYGQEMNPTTFNLCRMNMIMHDVHYRRFDIKNENTLEQPQHIDERFEAIVANPPFSAKWNPNAVINDDRFAAYGKTAPSSKADFAFVQHMVHQLSDDGIMACVLPHGVLFRGAAEGHIREYLIKDRNYLDAVIGLPANIFYGTSIPTCVLVLKKKREHSDNVLFIDASQHFEKIKTQNYLREEDIDKVITTYRERKEEEKYSHVASMEEIAENDYNLNIPRYVDTFEEEEPVDIEAVAKELQALEKDMQATDDTIKSYCKELGIDTPF
- a CDS encoding DKNYY domain-containing protein, which translates into the protein MIISIIVTIFLVFYGGIFMMSPMMIASHGFSDSLSSIITALFFLGYPVIIFLLMTIFNIPFYGMAPSKWLIGFSVPFILAVMFYRIPQMIININKGIPNSGYHIGKDAVYLNGKKIKSADPASFDPMEDVTYYSKDAKHVFYYGKVIPSSDPATFTPVPTENEKGYGGYWKDKNNVYIDGKILKGADPASMACLRSLYAKDAKHIYYSGRLVEGADPQTFHFVSDGIAIDEQFIYVYGRKSNIQTDTKNFEVVGDESSPSFCRDKNNVYLIIFHNGDPLLEVEGADPTTFEKMERGYYKDSHQVYYHDSSTRSVKVLEEADPANFSTGYDHITRTEARDKNHAYMSGKLVSPKE